The following proteins are co-located in the Herpetosiphon gulosus genome:
- a CDS encoding SPFH domain-containing protein, translating into MSRLSPSVLVIILLVSCLFIYIGPAQNQANQGLVGIILLLIVLIGLFLAFSGGSVAQRESARNMLGTLTGITAVSCAALLGQQALNGNLLGLMCAPVLLAGVYMIFLAMTARIGQHVEEGEVLLIQRRMDHQHIIRPPGLHSPIVPALEVGVAVMPTYNIQTDVEIEMVDTASLHTVDKIMVDTQSRIIQRFPDEGESMPVEMRYEGFLKLPYNYPNRDHIFKEIADRRNMDVMQVRMSADFWIEAIQSQLRRDVEEDLRAIIHDNTFYNPEKRSYGKLAPADISARRAEIAAQLKNRVQEKVQQWGIEVLDIGITQVVLNPDRIKAFYRAITADLEIQTANRLSEQEIKRTIAMADAEAYQRKKLAETDLEIQRQRNEIENASSLQMLQDWMNTIIADNPEMKPDDLKHLLTLALDEHEKRKAYREHNLIEQE; encoded by the coding sequence ATGAGCCGTTTATCGCCCTCTGTCCTCGTGATTATCCTGCTGGTAAGCTGTTTATTTATTTATATTGGGCCAGCGCAAAATCAAGCAAATCAGGGTCTGGTTGGGATAATTCTGTTGTTAATTGTCCTAATTGGGCTTTTTTTGGCGTTTAGTGGCGGCTCAGTTGCTCAACGTGAATCAGCACGCAATATGTTAGGAACATTAACTGGCATTACTGCTGTTTCATGTGCGGCCTTGCTTGGCCAACAAGCCTTAAATGGCAATTTGCTGGGTTTGATGTGTGCTCCAGTGCTTTTGGCTGGGGTCTATATGATCTTCTTGGCCATGACCGCGCGAATTGGCCAGCATGTTGAAGAAGGCGAAGTCTTGCTGATTCAACGCCGCATGGATCATCAGCATATTATTCGCCCGCCTGGTTTGCACTCGCCAATTGTGCCCGCCCTCGAAGTTGGCGTAGCCGTGATGCCAACCTACAACATCCAAACTGATGTTGAAATTGAAATGGTTGATACAGCTTCGCTGCATACTGTCGATAAAATTATGGTTGATACCCAATCGCGAATTATTCAGCGCTTCCCTGATGAGGGTGAAAGCATGCCCGTCGAAATGCGCTATGAAGGCTTTTTGAAATTACCTTACAACTATCCCAACCGTGACCATATTTTTAAAGAAATTGCCGATCGGCGTAATATGGACGTGATGCAAGTGCGTATGAGTGCCGATTTTTGGATCGAAGCGATTCAATCACAATTACGCCGCGATGTTGAGGAAGATTTACGCGCCATTATTCACGATAATACCTTTTATAATCCTGAAAAACGCAGTTATGGTAAGCTTGCACCTGCTGATATTTCGGCACGGCGAGCCGAAATTGCTGCCCAATTGAAAAATCGTGTGCAAGAAAAAGTGCAACAATGGGGCATCGAAGTGCTCGATATTGGCATTACCCAAGTTGTGCTTAATCCTGATCGAATTAAGGCCTTCTATCGGGCAATTACCGCTGATCTCGAAATTCAAACAGCCAATCGTTTGTCGGAACAAGAAATTAAGCGCACAATCGCAATGGCCGATGCCGAAGCCTATCAACGCAAGAAATTGGCTGAAACTGATCTGGAAATTCAACGTCAACGCAACGAAATTGAAAATGCTTCCAGTTTGCAGATGCTGCAAGATTGGATGAATACGATCATTGCTGATAATCCTGAAATGAAACCTGATGATTTGAAGCATTTGCTGACCTTGGCGCTTGATGAGCACGAAAAACGTAAAGCCTACCGCGAACACAATCTGATCGAACAAGAATAA
- a CDS encoding tetratricopeptide repeat protein gives MIGWIFVILLCGLFGYNLYRTGRVQRLIAIRQRRPAARATGTIAPTLRARDLRTQRSWAVRIRDEVQSRGSMGLVIFFLIILIAFFLSLNLLGLFGSPVAETVHAKVILSPFTSSAGQPAQEGFAAATTMAEAWQVRANDLQFAVLKTPIADAQSAWNLADRPKYDLVIWGTIVAGGDANSASIEPQLLWTPRQPLPHDRSLGLRERLSLPLVYRLADQPFNAQAVLGEILVVIDLYQMGEYDQAIQAINSLLDRYAVDGPLRPDLLLGIRGSITALQEQWSLAEGDFRRALETADKPEYWNNLGVVLLEQGRFSEATQAFNTAQERLKGTNSDLTALHLNRGLLALRGVDPAVSVGELALAVKLNPNGISNKLALVEAQLQANQLAQAIETINNLNSYAGADPLVQLMTARVQVAQLVNNGDQPLWELEIVPPLSRETLTIVRQRLDSAVVTLETISTEQRQIAARDDAAGLPESGRVHEAHSRQAFELLNQVRYWQVVAMTEEGIAASVEQKGRLRSMWDGMFGDDPPLELAQDVIDPLAKAQDQNYPILIQAGRVHRILGAPKTAMDYYTKASELNANRPEGWYGLAVTRFNTEGPSPERNQAVRDYLQKTIAAAPNFTPGYILAARLEVGDKQWAAALPYLQWIVANRPDNLGARITLGTAQRELGALADAEVTLLPLANANNSPALVELGKVYAQAGQDQSAEDMFLRALNVDGSNASAAYEIGRLRQNRGDYAGAEKAYQVATEINTSYVEAHLALGQLYARYLDQPDNAVAAYQRAIDAGGEDPRNFEDMGREFLEIGRYSEAADALEQSVRLNPNVPESRHYLAQAYLEQGRFEAAREQERAAIARDADGVYIEAQLGIAESFRRERRFDEAITAYNEILDNDSTIIPAYIGLGRTAADRGEWQVAIGYYNQALAREPNSTNAHFWLGQALVEQGFYERALDEFNLVLATDPNNAEALFGAGRAYCNMAINSYAYDPTQAAEYDAEARRLLDRALNYRPNDARALFERGKLNERQNQMAAAISDYGRAAQLDTQNSEALYLQGKLYLSQNNLQAAEEALDQSVRRNQNDPTALYWLGRTYRAQNRTNDAIKSFERALSLNSNFHEARYYQGLTAEEANQIDLAREAYRLISQQASPDDRWRLQAEERLRDLGQ, from the coding sequence ATGATCGGATGGATTTTTGTTATTTTGTTGTGTGGGCTATTTGGCTATAACTTATATCGGACTGGCCGTGTGCAGCGCTTAATTGCGATTCGTCAGCGTCGCCCTGCTGCCCGTGCAACTGGCACAATAGCCCCAACCCTGCGTGCTCGCGATTTGCGCACTCAGCGCTCATGGGCAGTACGCATTCGCGATGAAGTTCAATCGCGCGGCAGCATGGGCCTGGTTATTTTCTTCCTGATTATCTTAATTGCTTTTTTTCTGAGTTTAAATTTATTGGGCCTTTTTGGTAGCCCAGTTGCTGAAACTGTCCACGCTAAGGTAATTCTCTCGCCATTTACCAGCAGCGCAGGCCAACCAGCCCAAGAAGGTTTTGCCGCAGCAACTACCATGGCTGAGGCTTGGCAGGTTCGGGCCAATGATTTGCAATTTGCGGTGCTCAAAACCCCAATTGCCGATGCCCAAAGTGCTTGGAATTTGGCCGATCGGCCCAAGTATGATCTGGTGATTTGGGGCACAATTGTCGCTGGCGGTGATGCCAATAGTGCTAGCATTGAGCCGCAATTGCTCTGGACTCCGCGCCAACCCTTGCCGCATGATCGCTCATTGGGCTTGCGCGAACGCCTGAGTTTACCACTGGTGTATCGTCTGGCCGACCAACCGTTTAATGCCCAAGCTGTGCTCGGCGAAATTTTAGTTGTAATCGATCTCTATCAAATGGGCGAGTACGATCAAGCCATCCAAGCAATTAATAGTTTGCTTGATCGCTATGCTGTGGATGGGCCGTTACGCCCCGATTTGCTCTTGGGGATTCGTGGCTCGATTACCGCGCTGCAAGAGCAATGGAGTCTAGCCGAGGGCGATTTTCGGCGAGCCTTAGAAACTGCCGATAAACCCGAATATTGGAATAACCTTGGGGTTGTGTTGCTGGAGCAAGGCCGTTTTTCCGAGGCAACTCAAGCCTTCAATACAGCTCAAGAACGGCTCAAAGGCACAAATAGCGATCTCACAGCGCTACATCTGAATCGTGGTTTGTTGGCGTTACGTGGGGTTGATCCGGCGGTATCAGTCGGTGAGTTGGCCTTAGCGGTCAAGCTCAATCCCAATGGCATCAGCAATAAATTGGCCTTGGTCGAGGCTCAATTACAAGCCAATCAATTGGCGCAGGCCATCGAAACCATCAATAATCTGAATAGTTATGCTGGCGCTGATCCATTGGTGCAGTTGATGACAGCGCGGGTACAAGTGGCCCAATTGGTCAACAATGGCGATCAGCCGCTATGGGAATTGGAGATTGTGCCGCCGTTGTCGCGCGAAACCCTAACAATTGTGCGCCAACGGCTTGATAGCGCAGTGGTTACGCTTGAAACGATTTCAACTGAGCAACGCCAAATTGCAGCCCGTGATGATGCGGCAGGCTTGCCAGAATCGGGTCGGGTGCACGAAGCTCATTCACGCCAAGCCTTTGAATTGCTGAATCAGGTGCGCTATTGGCAAGTAGTCGCAATGACCGAAGAGGGTATTGCAGCCTCAGTTGAGCAAAAAGGCCGTTTGCGCAGCATGTGGGATGGCATGTTTGGAGATGATCCGCCGCTAGAACTAGCCCAAGATGTCATCGACCCACTTGCCAAAGCCCAAGACCAAAATTATCCAATTTTGATTCAGGCAGGGCGAGTGCATCGGATTTTGGGTGCACCAAAAACGGCCATGGATTACTACACCAAAGCTAGCGAATTAAATGCTAATCGACCTGAGGGCTGGTATGGCTTGGCGGTCACCCGTTTTAATACCGAAGGCCCAAGTCCTGAGCGCAACCAAGCAGTCCGCGATTATTTGCAAAAAACCATTGCTGCTGCCCCAAATTTTACACCTGGCTATATTTTGGCTGCTCGCCTAGAAGTTGGCGATAAACAATGGGCTGCCGCCTTGCCCTATCTGCAATGGATTGTAGCTAATCGCCCTGATAACCTTGGAGCACGGATTACCCTGGGCACAGCGCAACGCGAGCTTGGGGCTTTGGCCGATGCTGAAGTGACGCTTTTGCCTTTAGCCAATGCGAATAACAGCCCAGCTTTGGTTGAATTAGGCAAGGTCTATGCCCAAGCAGGCCAAGATCAATCAGCCGAAGATATGTTCTTGCGGGCTTTGAATGTTGATGGCAGCAATGCTAGTGCCGCTTATGAAATTGGTCGTTTGCGCCAAAACCGTGGTGATTATGCTGGAGCCGAAAAAGCCTATCAAGTTGCAACTGAAATTAATACCAGCTATGTCGAGGCCCATCTCGCTTTAGGTCAATTGTATGCACGCTATCTCGACCAGCCCGATAATGCCGTGGCGGCCTATCAACGAGCAATCGACGCTGGCGGCGAAGATCCGCGCAATTTTGAGGATATGGGCCGCGAATTTTTGGAGATTGGGCGTTATAGCGAGGCCGCCGATGCCTTGGAACAATCGGTGCGGCTCAACCCAAATGTGCCTGAATCACGCCATTATTTGGCCCAAGCCTACCTTGAACAAGGTCGTTTTGAAGCGGCTCGCGAGCAAGAACGGGCAGCGATCGCTCGTGATGCTGATGGTGTGTACATCGAAGCTCAGCTTGGGATTGCCGAGAGTTTTCGGCGCGAACGGCGGTTTGATGAAGCAATTACGGCCTACAACGAAATTTTGGATAACGATTCGACAATTATTCCGGCGTACATCGGCTTAGGCCGCACCGCTGCCGATCGGGGTGAGTGGCAAGTGGCGATTGGCTATTACAATCAAGCGCTCGCCCGTGAACCCAATAGCACCAATGCCCATTTTTGGCTAGGCCAGGCCTTGGTCGAGCAAGGCTTCTACGAGCGGGCGCTTGATGAATTTAATTTGGTGCTGGCGACTGATCCGAATAATGCCGAAGCGCTATTTGGTGCTGGCCGAGCTTATTGCAATATGGCGATCAATAGCTACGCCTATGATCCAACTCAGGCTGCCGAATACGATGCTGAGGCGCGGCGTTTGCTTGATCGAGCCTTGAATTATCGGCCAAATGATGCGCGAGCTTTGTTTGAGCGCGGCAAACTCAACGAGCGCCAAAACCAAATGGCCGCCGCGATTAGCGATTATGGTCGGGCCGCCCAATTAGATACTCAAAATAGCGAAGCATTATATTTGCAAGGCAAGCTCTATCTGAGCCAAAACAACCTACAAGCTGCCGAAGAAGCGCTCGATCAATCAGTACGGCGCAACCAAAATGACCCAACTGCCTTATATTGGCTTGGACGGACTTATCGCGCTCAAAACCGCACCAATGATGCAATTAAATCGTTTGAACGAGCCTTGAGTTTGAATAGTAATTTTCATGAAGCTCGCTATTATCAAGGCCTGACCGCTGAAGAAGCCAACCAAATCGATCTAGCGCGTGAAGCCTATCGCTTGATCAGCCAACAAGCCAGCCCCGACGATCGTTGGCGTTTGCAAGCCGAAGAACGCCTACGCGATTTAGGCCAGTAG
- a CDS encoding response regulator, whose protein sequence is MPERILVADDNEALSQLLELILVEHGYEVTLANDGGDLLAKAQLQIPDLMIVDILMPRIDGYEAIRQLRNDTRLAHIPIIVLTARTAIEDVVTGFELGADDYIVKPFQMPELLARVRAQLLRATRRPVLNPLTGLPGNILIEEEVNHRLRQQQAFALLYLDLDNFKAYNDSYGFARGDLVIKLLATILTEIKAEYNDEGLFIGHIGGDDFALIMASEHVNALCEDLIRRFDQRILTLYDPNSSNKPVPIQTLSVGVVLHREDIQQTYHDLSRTAAEMKRVAKQQTGSVYVVDRRSQKQTIEQDRRKRGPTIGVIAQDFGLVDLLSDLLQQQSLFVIEADSEIMPDALVLGYRDVVPHVPERWQSLPQIMLKLNQSSYEQGFAQLQIQTGLKPTIPIHEYLSLALHLVRLEAR, encoded by the coding sequence ATGCCTGAACGTATTCTCGTTGCTGACGATAACGAAGCCCTAAGCCAATTGCTTGAACTGATTTTAGTTGAGCATGGGTATGAGGTTACTCTTGCCAACGATGGCGGCGACCTGTTAGCCAAGGCCCAACTGCAAATTCCCGATTTGATGATTGTTGATATTTTGATGCCCCGCATCGATGGCTATGAGGCGATTCGCCAATTGCGCAACGATACGCGGCTGGCGCATATTCCAATTATTGTGCTGACTGCACGCACTGCGATTGAGGATGTGGTGACTGGCTTTGAATTGGGCGCTGATGATTATATCGTCAAGCCGTTTCAAATGCCCGAACTACTGGCGCGAGTTCGCGCTCAGTTGTTGCGAGCAACCCGCCGCCCCGTGCTCAACCCACTGACTGGCTTGCCTGGCAATATTTTGATCGAAGAGGAAGTTAACCATCGCTTGCGCCAACAACAAGCCTTTGCCTTGTTATACCTCGATTTGGATAATTTCAAAGCCTACAACGATAGCTATGGTTTTGCTCGTGGCGATTTGGTGATCAAGCTGTTGGCCACAATTTTGACGGAAATCAAGGCTGAGTACAACGATGAAGGGCTATTTATTGGCCATATTGGCGGCGATGATTTTGCCCTGATTATGGCATCGGAACATGTCAATGCCCTCTGTGAAGATTTGATTCGGCGCTTTGATCAGCGGATTTTGACCCTGTACGATCCCAATAGCAGCAACAAACCTGTGCCGATCCAGACCCTTTCGGTCGGTGTGGTGCTGCATCGTGAAGATATCCAGCAAACTTATCACGACCTGAGTCGCACCGCCGCCGAGATGAAGCGCGTCGCCAAACAACAAACCGGCAGCGTCTATGTGGTTGATCGGCGCTCGCAAAAACAGACGATAGAGCAAGATCGGCGTAAACGTGGCCCAACAATTGGGGTTATCGCCCAAGATTTTGGCCTTGTCGATCTGCTGAGCGATTTGCTCCAACAACAATCATTATTTGTGATCGAAGCCGATAGCGAAATTATGCCCGATGCCTTGGTGTTGGGCTATCGCGATGTCGTGCCGCATGTGCCCGAACGTTGGCAGAGCTTGCCGCAAATTATGCTAAAACTCAATCAATCAAGCTATGAACAAGGTTTTGCCCAGCTTCAAATCCAGACTGGTTTGAAGCCGACCATTCCTATTCACGAGTATCTATCGTTGGCTTTGCACTTGGTGCGGCTGGAGGCTCGATGA
- a CDS encoding isocitrate/isopropylmalate family dehydrogenase, protein MSKPTIVVLEGDQTGQELLEESLRVLDPAVTGVDIELKRYDLSLESRRATNNQIVLEAAQAMKEAGFGLKAATITPEKAGDVGSPNAILREQINGTVIVRTGRRIPGVRPVGGAYAPISVIRMAVDDAYGAKEWREGEGDNEVAYRTEKITRGTCRAVSEYAFMHARRMKAKVFGGPKYTVSPIYEGMLKEEMDAAAKRYADVRYEPQLIDATYALLLTNSGDPMVIPALNRDGDCLSDLVLQMFGTIAGAESLLLAFDKDFKVNVVMAEAPHGTAPSLEGKNVANPMAMILASAALLDYIDTPQANMAARAISEATLEAVYDGVRTADLGGHTTTSDFTDEVIRRVKTKMEVWPSLGN, encoded by the coding sequence ATGAGTAAGCCAACGATTGTTGTCCTTGAGGGCGATCAAACGGGGCAAGAACTGCTTGAAGAAAGTCTGCGCGTCCTTGATCCTGCGGTGACGGGCGTTGATATAGAGCTAAAGCGCTACGATTTGAGCCTCGAATCGCGCCGAGCAACCAATAATCAAATTGTGTTGGAAGCAGCTCAAGCTATGAAGGAAGCTGGTTTTGGCTTGAAAGCTGCCACAATCACCCCCGAAAAAGCTGGCGATGTTGGTAGCCCCAACGCAATTTTGCGCGAACAAATCAATGGCACGGTGATTGTACGAACGGGCCGTCGGATTCCAGGCGTGCGGCCAGTTGGTGGTGCATATGCGCCAATCTCGGTCATTCGCATGGCGGTTGACGATGCCTATGGTGCCAAAGAATGGCGTGAAGGCGAAGGCGATAATGAAGTTGCCTATCGTACCGAGAAAATTACTCGTGGCACATGCCGCGCTGTTTCAGAATATGCCTTTATGCATGCTCGCCGCATGAAAGCCAAAGTTTTCGGCGGCCCTAAATATACGGTTAGCCCAATTTATGAAGGCATGCTCAAAGAAGAAATGGATGCTGCTGCTAAACGCTATGCTGACGTGCGTTACGAACCACAATTGATCGATGCAACCTATGCTTTGCTCTTGACCAATTCGGGCGATCCGATGGTGATTCCTGCGCTCAACCGCGATGGCGACTGCTTGAGCGACTTGGTATTGCAAATGTTTGGCACGATTGCTGGAGCTGAATCGTTGCTCTTAGCTTTCGACAAAGATTTCAAGGTCAATGTTGTGATGGCTGAAGCACCCCACGGCACGGCTCCCAGCTTGGAAGGCAAGAACGTTGCTAATCCAATGGCGATGATCTTGGCTTCAGCGGCCTTGCTTGATTATATTGATACACCTCAAGCTAACATGGCTGCTCGGGCAATCAGCGAAGCCACGTTGGAAGCTGTCTACGATGGCGTGCGCACCGCCGATTTGGGCGGCCACACCACCACCAGCGATTTCACCGACGAAGTGATTCGCCGCGTAAAAACTAAAATGGAAGTTTGGCCATCGCTCGGTAACTAA
- a CDS encoding acyl-CoA dehydrogenase family protein: MTMQEHTADPALDFYQFDLLLTPEEREVRDRVRGFMQREVKPIINEYWEKGEFPFELIPKLAELKVCGGTIQGYGCPGLSSVATGLVAAEMAKVDGSVCTFFGVTSGLAMSSIYYCGSEAQKEYWLPKLASMEKIGAFALTEPDNGSDASHIQTTARLDGDHYVLNGQKRWIGNASFADVIIVWARDEATNQVTGFLVEKGTPGFEATVMHGKIAKRALWNAEIKLENCRIPTSNRLEKARSFKDTAVVLANTRFGVAWEGVGHAQAAYEMALRYSQERKQFGKPIAGYQLIQEKLVKMLAEVVAMELTTWRLSVLRDQGLMTDGQSSLAKMNNSAKARQIVALGREIFGGNGLLLENHIARHFADMEAVYTYEGSNEINTLVVGREITGVPAFV, encoded by the coding sequence ATGACGATGCAAGAGCACACCGCCGACCCCGCCTTGGACTTCTACCAATTTGATTTGCTGTTAACGCCTGAAGAGCGTGAAGTACGTGATCGGGTGCGTGGCTTTATGCAGCGTGAAGTTAAGCCAATCATCAACGAATATTGGGAGAAGGGCGAATTTCCGTTCGAGTTAATTCCCAAGTTGGCTGAACTCAAGGTCTGTGGCGGCACAATTCAGGGTTATGGCTGCCCAGGCTTATCGAGCGTGGCAACTGGCTTGGTTGCAGCCGAAATGGCCAAAGTTGATGGCTCAGTTTGTACCTTTTTTGGCGTAACCAGTGGCTTGGCGATGTCAAGTATCTATTATTGTGGCTCGGAAGCCCAAAAAGAATATTGGTTGCCCAAATTGGCTTCGATGGAAAAAATTGGGGCGTTTGCCCTGACCGAGCCAGATAACGGCTCAGATGCCTCGCATATTCAAACCACTGCGCGGCTAGATGGCGACCACTATGTGCTCAACGGCCAAAAACGTTGGATTGGCAACGCCTCGTTTGCCGATGTGATTATTGTTTGGGCACGCGATGAAGCCACCAACCAAGTAACAGGCTTCTTGGTCGAAAAAGGTACTCCAGGCTTTGAAGCGACCGTGATGCATGGCAAAATCGCCAAACGTGCCCTTTGGAATGCTGAAATCAAGCTTGAAAATTGTCGCATTCCGACCAGCAATCGCCTCGAAAAAGCGCGATCGTTCAAAGATACGGCGGTAGTATTGGCCAACACCCGCTTTGGCGTAGCATGGGAAGGTGTGGGCCATGCTCAGGCTGCCTATGAAATGGCCTTGCGCTATAGCCAAGAACGCAAACAGTTTGGCAAGCCAATCGCGGGCTATCAATTAATTCAAGAAAAATTAGTCAAGATGCTAGCAGAAGTGGTGGCGATGGAATTAACTACCTGGCGCTTGAGCGTGCTGCGTGACCAAGGCTTGATGACCGATGGTCAATCGTCGCTGGCCAAAATGAACAATTCGGCCAAAGCTCGCCAAATTGTGGCGCTAGGCCGCGAAATTTTTGGTGGCAACGGCTTGTTACTCGAAAACCATATCGCCCGCCATTTTGCCGATATGGAAGCAGTGTATACCTACGAAGGCAGCAACGAAATCAATACCCTCGTGGTTGGCCGCGAAATTACCGGTGTACCAGCCTTCGTCTAA
- a CDS encoding carbohydrate kinase family protein, producing the protein MEHLDTDWRVVVIGGAGLDIKGRLLEPLIEKTSNPGRLTISVGGVARNIAENLARLGAQSSLIAAVGNDEFGRLIIQQTEDAGVDTDAMMILEDQHSAAYLALLDRNGLLYTALDDSHCARALTPDYIYDNVQLLRAADAVFIDANLARATADVILQICAEEDIPVCFEPVAYGLAGRYRDRLRGMYLITPNEREAEALTGLPVTSPAEATAAAKELVRLGVEIAIITLAREGLVYATVDGHGHIPTLVRDVVDATGAGDALAAAVLFGLMNELTLDEAVRLGASAAALTVASPDTVRRDLSLESLYAQLLI; encoded by the coding sequence ATGGAACATTTGGATACAGATTGGCGCGTGGTGGTTATTGGTGGTGCAGGGCTGGATATCAAAGGGCGGTTGCTTGAGCCATTGATTGAAAAAACCTCGAATCCAGGCCGTTTAACAATTAGTGTTGGCGGTGTTGCCCGCAATATTGCTGAAAATTTGGCGCGTTTGGGAGCACAAAGTAGCCTGATTGCTGCGGTGGGCAACGATGAATTTGGGCGCTTAATCATCCAACAAACTGAAGATGCTGGCGTTGATACCGATGCCATGATGATTTTAGAGGATCAACATTCAGCAGCCTATTTGGCGCTGCTCGATCGCAATGGTTTGTTATATACAGCGCTTGATGATAGCCACTGTGCACGAGCATTAACGCCCGATTATATTTACGATAATGTGCAGCTGTTGCGGGCCGCTGATGCAGTGTTTATTGATGCGAACTTGGCGCGGGCAACTGCCGATGTAATCTTGCAAATTTGTGCCGAAGAAGATATTCCGGTGTGCTTCGAGCCGGTTGCCTATGGTTTAGCAGGCCGCTACCGTGATCGTTTACGCGGAATGTACTTGATTACGCCCAACGAGCGCGAAGCCGAAGCATTAACTGGCTTGCCCGTAACTTCGCCTGCCGAGGCAACGGCTGCGGCCAAAGAATTAGTACGGCTTGGCGTGGAAATTGCGATTATCACTTTAGCCCGTGAAGGCCTAGTCTATGCCACTGTCGATGGTCATGGCCATATTCCAACCTTGGTGCGCGATGTAGTCGATGCCACCGGAGCAGGCGATGCCTTGGCCGCCGCCGTCTTATTTGGCCTAATGAATGAGTTGACCTTGGATGAAGCTGTGCGCTTGGGAGCAAGTGCCGCCGCATTAACCGTGGCCTCGCCCGACACCGTGCGCCGCGATTTGAGCCTAGAGAGTTTGTACGCCCAGTTGTTAATCTGA